The segment ccatgtcgtccaaaatcatgaaaaaacgtcaagtataccatgtcgtcagacaatcatgaaaaaacgtcaaagtataccatgtcgtccaaaatcatgaaaaccaTCAAAGCAtaccatgtcgtccaaaaacatgaaaaatgtcaaagtataccatgtcgtccaaaatcatgaaaaaacgtcaaagtatatCATGTCGTcagaaaatcataaaaaatgtcaaaatataccatgtcgtccaaaatcatgaaaaacaccaaagtaaagcttgtcgtccaaaatcatgaaaaaacgtcaaagtataccatgtcgtccaaaatcatgaaaaacatcaaagtataccatgtcgtccaaaatcatgaaaaaacgtcagaGTATACCATGTCAtcagaaaatcatgaaaaaatgtcaaagtataccatgtcatccaaaatcatgaaaaaacgtcaaagtataccatgttgtccaaaatcatgaaaaacgtcaaagtataccatgtcgtccaaaatcatgaaaaaacgtcaaagtaaagcttgtcgtccaaaatcatgaaaaatgtcaaagtataccatgtcgtcagaaaatcatgaaaaaaacgtcaagtataccatgtcgtccaaaatcatgaaaaatgtcaaagtataccatgtcgtccaaaatcatgaaaaacgtcaaagtataccatgtcgtccaaaatcatgaaaaatgtcaaagtataccatgtcgtcagaaaatcatgaaaaaaacgtcaagtataccatgtcgtccaaaatcatgaaaaatgtcaaagtataccatgtcgtccaaaatcatgaaaaatgtcaaagtataccatgtcgtcagaaaatcatgaaaaaaacgtcaagtataccatgtcgtccaaaatcatgaaaaatgtcaaagtataccatgtcgtccaaaatcatgaaaaaacgtcaaagtataccatgtcgtccaaaatcatgaaaaacatcaaagtataccatgtcgtccaaaatcatgaaaaaacgtcaaagtataccatgtcgtccaaaatcatgaaaaacatcaaagtataccatgtcgtccaaaatcatgaaaaaacgtcaaagtataccatgtcatcagaaaatcatgaaaaaatgtcaaagtatatcatgtcatccaaaatcatgaaaaaacgtcaaagtataccatgtcgtccaaaatcatgaaaaacgtcaaagtataccatgtcgtccaaaatcatgaaaaaacgtcaaagtaaagcttgtcgtccaaaatcatgaaaaatgttaaagtataccatgtcgtcagaaaatcatgaaaaaaacgtcaagtataccatgtcgtccaaaatcatgaaaaatgtcaaagtataccatgtcgtccaaaatcatgaaaaaacgtcaaagtataccatgtcgtccaaaatcatgaaaaatgtcaaagtataccatgtcgtcagaaaatcatgaaaaaaacgtcaagtataccatgtcgtccaaaatcatgaaaaatgtcaaagtataccatgtcgtccaaaatcatgaaaaacgtcaaagtataccgtgtcgtccaaaatcatgaaaaatgtcaaagtataccatgtcgtccaaaatcatgaaaaacgtcaaagtataccatgtcgtccaaaatcatgaaaaatgtcaaagtataccatgtcgtccaaaatcatgaaaaacgtcaagtataccatgtcgtccaaaatcatgaaaaatgtcaaagtataccatgtcgtcagaaaatcatgaaaagaacgtcaagtataccatgtcgtccaaaatcatgaaaaatgtcaaagtataccatgtcatccaaaatcatgaaaaacgtcaaagtataccatgtcgtccaaaatcatgaaaaatgtcaaagtataccatgtcatccaaaatcatgaaaaatgtcaaagtataccatgtcgtccaaaatcatgaaaaatgtcaaagtataccatgtcgtccaaaatcatgaaaaatgtcaaagtataccatgtcgtcagaaaaaaatgaaaaaaacgtcaagtataccatgtcgtcagaaaatcatgaaaaacaccaaagtataccatgtcgtccaaactcatgaaaacCTTCAAAGTATACCATGTCttccaaaaacaggaaaaatgtcaaagtataccatgtcgtccaaaatcatgaaaaacgtcaaaCTAAATCATGGCCTcagaaaatcataaaaaatgtcaaaatataccatgtcgtccaaaatcatgaaaaacaccaaagtaaagcttgtcgtccaaaatcatgaaaaaacgtcaaagtataccatgtcgtccaaaatcatgaaaaaacgtcaagtataccatgtcgtccaaaatcatgaaaaatgtcaaagtataccatgtcgtccaaaatcataaaaaatgtcaaagtataccatgtcgtccaaaatcatgaaaaacaccaaagtaaagcttgtcgtccaaaatcatgaaaaaacgtcaaagtataccatgtcatcagaaaatcatgaaaaaatgtcaagtataccatgtcgtccaaaatcatgaaaaaacgtcaaagtataccatgtcgtccaaaatcatgaaaaacgtcaaagtataccatgtcgtccaaaatcatgaaaaatgttaaagtataccatgtcgtcagaaaatcatgaaaaaaacgtcaagtataccatgtcgtccaaaatcatgaaaaatgtcaaagtataccatgtcgtccaaaatcatgaaaaacgtcaaagtataccgtgtcgtccaaaatcatgaaaaatgtcaaagtataccatgtcgttcaaaatcatgaaaaatgtcaaagtataccatgtcgttcaaaatcatgaaaaatgtcaaagtataccatgtcgtcagacaatcatgaaaaacgtcaaagtataccatgtcgttcaaaatcatgaaaaatgtcaaagtataccatgtcgtcagaaaatcatgaaaagaacgtcaagtataccatgtcgtccaaaatcatgaaaaatgtcaaagtataccatgtcatccaaaatcatgaaaaacgtcaaagtataccgtgtcgtccaaaatcatgaaaaatgtcaaagtataccatgtcatccaaaatcatgaaaaatgtcaaagtataccatgtcgtccaaaatcatgaaaaacgtcaaagtataccatgtcgtccaaaatcatgaaaaatgtcaaagtataccatgtcgtcagaaaatcatgaaaaaacgtcaagtataccatgtcgtcagacaatcatgaaaaaacgtcaaagtataccatgtcgtccaaaatcatgaaaaccaTCAAAGCAtaccatgtcgtccaaaatcatgaaaaatgtcaaagtataccatgtcgtccaaaatcattaaatatcGTCAAAGTATATCATGTCGTcagaaaatcataaaaaatgtcaaaatataccatgtcgtccaaaatcatgaaaaacaccaaagtaaagcttgtcgtccaaaatcatgaaaaaacgtcaaagtataccatgtcgtccaaaatcatgaaaaaacgtcaagtataccatgtcgtccaaaatcatgaaaaatgtcaaagtataccatgtcatccaaaatcatgaaaaatgtcaaagtataccatgtcgtccaaaatcatgaaaaacgtcaaagtataccgtgtcgtccaaaatcatgaaaaacgtcaaagtataccatgtcgtccaaaatcatgaaaaatgtcaaagtataccatgtcgttcaaaatcatgaaaaatgtcaaagtataccatgtcgttcaaaatcatgaaaaatgtcaaagtataccatgtcgtcagacaatcatgaaaaacgtcaaagtataccatgtcgttcaaaatcatgaaaaatgtcaaagtataccatgtcgtcagaaaatcatgaaaaacgtcaaagtataccatgtcgtccaaaatcatgaaaaatgtcaaagtataccatgtcgtcagaaaatcatgaaaaaaacgtcaagtataccatgtcatccaaaatcatgaaaaatgtcaaagtatacgatgtcgtccaaaatcatgaaaaacgtcaaagtataccatgtcgtccaaaatcatgaaaaatgtcaaagtataccatgtcgtccaaaatcatgaaaaacgtcaagTATACCATGTTCTCAGAAAATCCTCATCTAAATCCCTCTAAAACTTACACACTGTTCTTTTGACAGAAAGGCGCACAATTGCACAAAGATGTCAGAATCCTGCTGATGCATGCAATAAAGTGACTTTTCATGCAAAtaatatggatttatttgattttattttcaatttcacTTGCCTCATCGTCAGGCAGGACAGAAGCCACAGGCGTTTCTGTGTCTTTATGAACGCTCGGAGCCACTGAACATGCAGGTCAAgttctgctgctgaaaatattGCAGTCATGGCGAGACGGTAAAAGAGGTCCCAGCAACCAGATATGACAGGCTGCGATTTGGAGGTCTCTCGATGTTGAAATCGCTTTGTGTTGGTGACTTGTGATCCTTCAGCAGAGATCCATAAAACACAGGCTCATGGACGCTGACCTTTATACCCTCTCTGTGGCGGTGAAGTCCCAGTCCAGCAGCAACAGTCCTGAGGGAAGGCCCCGCGCATTGCCTGTTTGTATCCGCTTCAAGAGGAGCAGCTGGCAAACTTTGGAAGGTACCAGATGTCTTACTGTGGTCCTCCATTGTTTTTGGGTTGTGTATGTTTGAAGATAATCAGTGATTTGGAGACAGATGAGTGACAATGTGGCTTCATATTCTAGAATGTGCCACATTTAAATTTGTGAAATGAACAAAATAGACGCTAAACATTCTGTTTGCTTGGTTACAGTTGGATACATTTGAGATTCGGTCTATTAAAACAAACAGGAGTGACGTTTTCCTGTCATGCTAAAGGGAAATTCAATTCAGAAAAGTCTCAGCATTGTTTTCAAATTGCACCCCGATGATtatacatatattatatatgttaGGAATTGTGAAAAGGTGCtttatgctttttttaaagTCTCTGTTTGGCCTGTAGAGAGTTTTAAGACTTGTAGTGTTAAAATAGGACATTTGGTCTTAGATATAGGACAAGAGGCAAACAAAACCTAGAaaactttattaggtacacttgttcaactgctcattaacacaaacagctaatcagccaatcacgtggcagcaacttgATGCATTTAGTAATGTAGATATGTTGAAGATGACCTGCTGaggttcaaactgagcatcagaatgggtaaaagaaaggtgatttaagtgactttgaacgtggcatggttgttggtgcaaaacaggctggtctgagtatttactgggatgttcacacacaaccatctctagggtttacagaggatggtcccaaaaagagaaaatatccagtgagccaaaatgccttgttgatgccagaggtcagaggataatggccagactggttcaagatgatagaaaggcaacaggaagtcaaataagcactggttccaaccaaggtgtggagaagaccatctctgaagcaacaacaccttgtccaaccttgaagcagatgggctacagcagcagaagacgacaccaggtgccactcctgtcagctaacaacaggaaactgaggctacagttcacacaggctcaccaaaactggacaatagaagatagatagaaaaacgttgcctggtttgatgagtctggatttctgctgccacattcagatggtagggtcagaagttggcgtaaacaacatgaaagcatggatccatcctgccttgtatcaacggttcaggctgctgctggtggtgtaatggtgtgggggagattttcttagtaccaactgagcatggtttaaacaccacagcctacctgagtattgttgctgagcgtgtccatccctttatgaccacagtgtacccatcttctgatggctacttccagcaggataacgcaccatgtcacaaagctcacatcatctcaaacatgacagtgagttcactgtactccaatggcctccacagtcaccagatctcagtccaatagagcacctttgggatgtggtggaacgggagattctcatcatggatgtgcagccgacaaatctgcagcaactgtgtgatgtcatcatgtcaatatggaccaaaatctctgaggaatgtttccagcaccttgttgaatctatgacacaaaacattaaggcagctctgaaggcaaaaAGGGTCCAActtggtactagcaaggtgttctttataaagtggccagtgagtgtatattaAGCTGTAACTCACATGAATTCATTGGAGTTAGGCAGAGCTGGCGCGTGCCTGAATCACACCTGCACGCGTAAATCAGACGGTTGTCCGAATTTTGCGCATTTAGCACCTTTGAATCAAATGTTTTACTCTAACAACCCAAAGTTTCTAACAACAAAGCCTTTCAGAAACGATAAGAATATCACCACAGGAATGacatcattatttttgactGTTTACTTCAACACCTGTTTGTGTTGAATAAAAATTAATCATTTCCAATTTGGCTATTTTTTCTGAACAGAATGAAATCCAGACTACGTCTATATGTTTCCCACACCAAATGTCATCAGAAAAAGAAACGTCAAAGGGTTCAGACTCTTTCTCGTGGGAAAAGAGGAAATGGCGCTGCGTTACAGCTTTACTACCTGTTAAAACTGATACATCACTGGAGAGGGGTGACACAGAGGAGACACTTCCCACGTTCCCACGCGCATTCTCCAGTGGTTGAAATGCAAATGAGCTACAGACGGAGAGACTTGTTCCTTTGGATAAAAGACACTTTAAACTGATTAAATTGTCAGACAGCTTGCAGTGTAAAAACGGTTTTACGCACGTCAAAGTACCTAAATCTTTATGCAATAAATAATGACTTCGGCCAAAACAGCGATTCATATTCTCAAATCCATCTCTGTTTAAACGGACAAAATATTTTGTCTCTTAATGTTGGTGTCAAAGCAGAAAGATATGTCATTGCGCACGAGTAGAGCAACTTTTACGCACGGCCTCCACTTTTTAACAACCTGAAATTATTTAATTGAACCATAATTCTTATCTGTCCACATACTTCTAATATAAAGATGACAGTCTATTATATTTATGAATAAAATGCTAATTACATTTAATGTATGTATTTAATTTTCCTAAATGTTTTGGCCACCTGTATGTATGTTAAACTTTGTAGAAGTAAAGAAGTGAGGATTTCTATTGTTTCACTGTGTGAAACGTCACCGCATGGCGCCTCTCATCCACAAGTGTCAAGTCAAGACACGTGTCAGCAAACAATCAATGAACACACGCGCATTGTTTAgtgattttttgtttattttcgaATGACAACTGAAATAAATTAAGGTGCAAAGAACATAACATGTCACAGTCAAAACGAGTTGGCCCGTACAGGCTGCAGCAGCACTTGGTGTGATCATAATAAATTTACAATATCTACACACGTATCAGACTTTACAGAAAGCAGGAGGCTCGTGTTCAATACATTGCACTGAAAATGTCCATGCAGAAAGTCAGATGAACAACACATGCTCTTGTCTGAATATTTATCAGCATGTTACGAGTCTTTCAAAGTTCAGTTTCTGCGGTCACTGCCTTGTGATCAGGGCCAGGGCctccacaaacaaacagacaaagtcTGGTTGACCGGCTGGCTCTGAGACGGGCCCCGTGTGCTCACTCTACGCGCCACTTTTTGCGGCTGTTGTGGAGCTGTGAGTGGGCGGTGTGAATCTCGCCGGGTCTGAACACAACTGGCCACAGAGACAGCAGGCGTGCATCGTCTGAGCCGAGACCTGAGTATCAGCAACCGAAGAATATGCCTTGAGGACTTCCTGAGAAGTAGAGAGCTGGATGAAGGACGAGCTTCAGTTGTTTGTTGAACACCTGCAGAATCAGAGTCTGGACGGGAAAGGCGAGAAGCAAAAGACGCATCCAGAGCTGCTCCGAGCCACAGGCCTTTCCCCTCAGGTCCCAGGAACCGAGACGCTCTCTGCAGGCAGGTGGAGAAGCCGTCTTGGAAGGAGTGTTTCTGGCCTCCACCACCTCCATCTCCCGTCTCGTCTCTTTTGGCAGTGGTCTGTAGGAAGAGGACTGTGTGCTCCAGTATCTCAGCTTTCTCTACTCTGCGCTGAGTCGCTTcctaaaacagaaacaaagagtcAATTAACAGTTTCTCAGTCCCTATTAAAAGGACCACAGTTCTGTAGGATGAACAAACTGAGCTATGAGGTCTTTACCTGTCGCTGTAGCAGAAGAGTCTTCAGGCTCTCCAGGCTGCGGTTCATTCTCTCTCTTCGACGTCTCTCCACCTGAGGTTTGAGACgctgtgagagagaaaagacaTTAAAGGATTAATGAATCAAATAAGACAGAGAGGTGTAATCAATTGTCTTTTTGaacagttgtgtttttcttcCCAACGCAGTTATGTGCATCACAGGAGAGATAATAATTGAGTCTGTGACAATAATCTGAAATCTTTCATGAAAGCATGAGTGACACAAGTACCTTTCTTTCAGCCTTTGCGTCCTCTGAATCCTGAAGCAATTTCATGGTCGTATTCCAAGAACTGGTCACTGCAGCTCCGTCGGTCTGTCAGTCAAAGCGGAATGTGTCCATGGCGACTCCAGAGTGAGGTTTTAAGCCAGAGGTGGGCGTGACTTTAGGCTCCACCCACCACCTCTGATCACAGACCTCGTTTTGCTCCAGTTTTGACTCcatgctgaaatcactgaactcagTTTTACCAAGTTAATGTCAGATTTACAAAACGCTTACTTTGGTGTGACTATTTATCCCTGCAGTTCGACAGACTGCTACAGGAAAAAGTTTAGGAGTTGCACACATCAGTGGAAAGTGTCAGGCTATTATGTTTAAAACACTAAAatgaagttaaaaataaaaacataaatacatttattctcTACTttaaccttttcttttttccttcaatgatgtatttttatcatatttgaCAAGTCTCTGCAGATGAATGCAGACTGAAGGACACGCCTATAGACCCTTAACTAATCTGCGGGCACGTGCCGCTGCCCTGAGTGTCCGCAGCACGCGCCTGTGAAAGGTGTCACCAGCTCGTGTCACGCATATTTACATATGTGAGAGAAAGCGACAAACATCCGCCAAAACAGCGTGAAGCTCAGACAAATGACCGTGGGCGACTTGTTCCATCTTTGTTGGAGGGAGAAACGGGACATGTCCTCAGGGCAACACAGGAAAAGGACCGAGGAGCCGAGAAGTTTCCAAAAGATCATTTACTGTCTCCATAATGATTGAGATtctcataaaatataaaaaatatgcaACGAAGGTAACTGTTAAAGCATGCctaaaaattattttatgcGCAGATCTGAAAACTGTCTCTCTTTGATAgagaatgaaaaacaaaatgaagcgAGACATCAGGGCAACActacaggaaaaaaagagagaggaccCAAGAAATCTCGGAATGAGCATTCAGGGACTCACTGATGATTGAGGTTCCCATAAATTCTATAAAATCTCCAATAAGAGTAACTTTCACGGCGTGCGTAAAATCCACTCTTTAATGCACAGATCTGTAAACTTGCCTTTCTTTGGTTGTGAGTTATAAACAAAACCAAGTCAGAACTAACGTCCAAAGTAAAATGTAGCTTCTTCAATTCAAAACATGTCCTTTAATATACCAGCAACCTGCAAAGTCTACTGAAAATGACACCTATGCGTCGCGCGTAAAATTAGCTTTTATGCACGGCTCTGCAAATACCCGTGAAACAACAAGATTGAAACCATACGATGCCGCATTTTCTGTTATTCATTCAaatcttttatttcattatgaCATT is part of the Epinephelus fuscoguttatus linkage group LG8, E.fuscoguttatus.final_Chr_v1 genome and harbors:
- the LOC125892759 gene encoding transcription factor HES-7.1-like isoform X1 produces the protein MKLLQDSEDAKAERKRLKPQVERRRRERMNRSLESLKTLLLQRQEATQRRVEKAEILEHTVLFLQTTAKRDETGDGGGGGQKHSFQDGFSTCLQRASRFLGPEGKGLWLGAALDASFASRLSRPDSDSAGVQQTTEARPSSSSLLLRKSSRHILRLLILRSRLRRCTPAVSVASCVQTRRDSHRPLTAPQQPQKVARRVSTRGPSQSQPVNQTLSVCLWRPWP
- the LOC125892759 gene encoding uncharacterized protein LOC125892759 isoform X2, producing the protein MNRSLESLKTLLLQRQEATQRRVEKAEILEHTVLFLQTTAKRDETGDGGGGGQKHSFQDGFSTCLQRASRFLGPEGKGLWLGAALDASFASRLSRPDSDSAGVQQTTEARPSSSSLLLRKSSRHILRLLILRSRLRRCTPAVSVASCVQTRRDSHRPLTAPQQPQKVARRVSTRGPSQSQPVNQTLSVCLWRPWP